A window of Candidatus Hepatobacter penaei genomic DNA:
GGCTCATCAAAGAAGCGTCGCGGGAAAAAGAGTATGCTGAATATCATGACAAAGCCGGAGAAATCGTAAGTGGCACCGTCAAAAGCATTGACTTTGGCAACGTCATCATCGATCTGGGGCAAGCCGAAGGGGTGTTGCTTCCTGAGGACACGATCTCAAGGGAACGGTTTCACCCTGGCGATCGCATTCGTGCCTATGTGCGCGAAGTGAAGCAAGATCCAAAGGGATTCCAAATCTTTCTCTCACGCTCTTGCTCTGAATTTATGATAGCCCTTTTCAAGCAAGAGGTGCCTGAAGTTTATAATGGCGTGATCGAAATCAAAGCTGTGGCCCGTGACCCCGGAAGCCGTGCCAAGATTGGGGTGTTTTCTCTTGATTCATCCCTTGACCCTGTGGGCGCTTGTGTGGGCGTGCGGGGCAATCGTGTTCAAGCTGTGACGGCTGAGCTGCGGGATGAGCGCATTGATGTGATTCGGTGGTCTGACGACCCTTTTACGTTTTTGGTGAACGCCCTCACCCCGGCCAGTGTCACCAAAATTGTCACCGGAGATAAGGAAAATGCTGTGCAAGTGGTGGTACCGGATGATCAGCAAAGTTTAGCCATTGGGCGACGGGGACAAAATGTGCGCCTTGCCTCCACCCTCACGGGCCTGCACATTGATATCGTCACAGAATCTGACGATAATACCCAGCGCACACAATTCACCAATGCCCTTTCTGAGAAGTTTGTGAACGTCCTTGATATTGATGACGTCATGGCACGCTTTCTCATTGCCGAAGGCTTTGAATCCATCGAAGATGTGGCCATGGTGAATGTGAGCGAGCTTGAATCCCTTGAAGGGTTCACAGAAACCCTGGCGCAAGAGCTTCAAAAACGAGCACGTCGCTTTTGTGATGAGGAGATGCAGAAAAAAATAGATACATGGATATCTATGGGGGGGCAACAAGATCTTCAGGAATTAAGCGATCTTTTGTCGCCTGACATGCTCATCAAGTTGGCACAGAACAAAGTGTTAACTCTTCATGATTTTGCTGACCTTGCGAATGATGAGCTTTTGGATATTCTTAAAGAAGGGTTGACTCGTGAGCAGGCTGATCAGCTGATTCTCGAAGCACGCGATAAAACACACGCCTATGATGCACAAAAAGACATAACAAACCACACACCTTAAGGGGAACAGGAATTCATGACCAAAGACGACTCGGAAAGCACGTTGAAAGAGCGGGCCAAGTCACTCACCCTTGAGCTCTCTCCTAAAACCAGAAAACGTCTTGATACCCTGCAAGGTGCCCAAGGCGCCCGGTCAAGAAACGTTGTGGTGGAAGTGAAAAGACGACGCAGTCGTTCAGCACCGCCGCCACCTGCCTCTGAACCTTTGGCCAAAGCACCTTCTTCGGAGGGGCCGGCCGGCCGTCTGACGGATCAAGAAAAAGATGCCCGTCAAAAAGCCTTAAAAACAGCATTGGCCCAAGAGAAAGAAAAAGAAAAAGCCCCAGAGGTGGCGGAAAAACCGATACCTCAAGAAGAGGTTGCACACGGCCCACGCAGTAAAGACAAGAAAAGCGTTCGGCACCATACCTCCCCAAAAACGGATAATGAGGATGCTGATTCTTTTAGCAAAAAACCTGCCCGCAAAAAATGGGAAGAAAAAACCGCAAAACATAACCTTGCCCGTCTTTATGAAGTTGAAGATACTTTGCCCACTTCTGGGGAGGATGAACCGAAAAAAGTGATGCGCACACCCTTGCGCAGCCACACCAGGCGTCAGAAGGTCAAAACAGTGCAACACGTGTTGCTGCCTGAAAAAATCACGGCACGTGAGCTGGCCGGCCTGATGTCAGAAAAGTTGTCCGCTGTGTTAAGGGCAGCATCGACCTTAGATCTCACCCTCACAGACGGCCAATCTTTGGATGCGCACACTGCAGAATTGATTGTGCTGGAAATGGGGCACACCTGTGCGCGCAAAAAAACCCAGGAAGAAGAGCTGATGGATCTTGAAGCCCAAGCCTTGGCGGCATCTTCACACACCCTGTCAAAGCGCCCACCTGTTGTCACCATCATGGGACATGTGGATCACGGGAAAACGTCCCTTCTTGATGCGATGCGCAAAACCAACGTTGCAGATAAAGAGGCGGGGGGCATTACCCAAAGCATTGGTGCCTATCAGATCACCCTCACGTCAGGGGAAAAAATCACCTTTATTGACACACCAGGACACGAAGCGTTCACCCACATGCGTGCACGCGGTGCCCATGTTACAGACATCATTATCCTCCTGGTGGCGGCGGATGATGGGATTATGGCCCAAACCATCGAAGCTATTAACCACGCTAAGGCCTCACAGGCCCCCATTATTGTGGCCATCAATAAAATGGACAAACCAGGCGCAGCGCCTGACCAAGTGAAGCAAGCTCTGCTTTCCCATGACATTGTGGTGGAAAGCCTTGGCGGCGATGTGTTGGATGTGGAGATTTCGGCGAAGACAGGCCAAAATTTAGACACACTGCAAGAAGCCATTTTAGGCCAAGCTGAACTTCTTGAGCTTAGTGGGTCTTTAGATGCACCCGCCAAAGGTGCTGTATTAGAATGCCGACAAGATAAAAAACGAGGCACACTCGCGACTGTTTTAGTTCAAAATGGCACCCTCACCAAAGGTGACACATTTGTGGCCGGCCAAGTATGGGGTCGTGTACGCTGGCTGGCGGATGATCAGGGCAAAAGCATCACCGCCACCTCATTGTCACAGCCGGTAGAAATCTTAGGACTCAGTGAGCCGGCCATGGCAGGCGACGATTTTTTTGTGGTCAAAGATGAGGCCCAAGCTCGTGACATCACACGACTACGCATAGCGCAAAACGAAGAGCAAGAAAGTGCCACTGGCCCTTTGTCACTGGAGCAATTGATCAAAGGGGACAACGCGCAAAAAGAGCTGACGGTGATCTTAAAAGCTGATACCCAAGGCTCGCTTGAGGCTGTGTATACAGCGCTCACCCGCACGGAACACCCTGAGGTGAAGGTAAAAGTTTTGCATAAAGGGGTCGGCGCCCTCACAGAAAGTGATGCGTTATTGGCAAAGACATCTCAGGCCCTTTTGCTTGGGTTTCATATGAAACCGAGCAATGCCTTGCTTGATATGGCACAAAAGCTCGGTGTGGAAGTTCAGACCTATGATGTGATTTATCACCTGATTGAAAACGTCCAAGACCTTATGAGCGGCTTGCTCTCTCCGGAAAAGAAAGAGGTCATCTTGGGCCATGCTCAGATTCGCCAAGTCTTTGTGGTGAAAAAAGCTAATCAAATTGCGGGCTGTTATGTGACAGATGGCATTGTGAAACGCGATGCCCATGTGCGTGTCAAGCGGGGAGACACTGTGCTCCACCAAGGCGTCATTCAATCTTTGCGGCGTGATAAAAATGACGTCAAAGACGTGCGCGAAAAATATGAGTGCGGCATCTGTATCAAAAATTACAATGCGTTTGAGATCGGCGATGTGTTGGAGGTCTTTGAATTCAAAAACGTGAAACGCACCCTTGATCTGTAGCAATCCATGTGCTGACCCTTGGCACCAAAGGCTTTCCACGCGATAAGACCGGCATAAAACGCTGCCCTAGATAAGCTTTGCGTTTTAGAGGAAGACGCGCCATACTTTGAAGAAATCTATCGCTGTTTGATGCTCCTGTTATGACCACTGATGAAAAATCAACCCACCTTAAATCATTGATTGAAAAAATCGAATCTCTTGAAAGTGAGAAAACCGAGCTTCTCAGCCTCATTCGTGACGCATTTGCCGAAGCCAAGTTTGCAGGCTATGACCCTAAAATCATGAAGCAGGTCATCAAGTGTCGCAAGATGGGGAAGGACGCGTATTTAGAGCAAGAGCAACTTCTTGGCACCTATTTAGCCGCCTTAGATCCTTCTTAATGGACGCCATCTTCGTCTGACATGTGTGTATATGACGAACTTATCGGGCATTGTTCACCTCTCTCTCACCAATTTTCGCTCTCATCAAACCTTTGAATGGAGCCAAGAAAACCCTGGCCCCGTATGCATTGTGGGGCCCAACGGCGCAGGCAAAACCAACATCCTTGAGGCGCTGTCGCTTCTATCACCGGGCCGCGGCCTTCGTTATGCTTCATCTGCGGATGTTCAAAACCAAACGCGCTCCGACCCATGGGGCCTTTTTGCTAAGCTCCACAGCCCTCACGGCCCTGTTCATGTCGGCATGACCGCCAACCTTCAAGGAGCCGGACGAACCATTCATATCAATGACGTGCCCCTTCACAAACAGCTTGACCTGCATGATTATTGCCAGGTGCTGTGGATCACGCCCTCTATGGACCTGCTATTTAAAGAGAGCATGTCCACGCGAAGACGTTTTCTTGATCGCCTGGTGATGACCTATGACAAAGCCTATGTCCCACTCTTGCTGGCCTATGAAAAAATTCTGCGCCAGTGGCGCCACCTTGTCAGCCGTGCCTCTCCTCACCCAAGCTGGCTTGAGAGTCTTGAAAAGCTGTTGGCTGAAAAAGGCACGTTGATTCATAAAAAACGCACCACGTTTGTGGCCAGCCTTAATGCCATGCTCCCTGCCTACACTGCAGAAAGTGCTCCCCTTGTGGTAAACCTTACGGGTGAATCAGATGATCTTTATCAAGCAAACCCCACGCACTGGGAAGATGCGTGCCAAGCGCGTTTTGCGGCCGCACGGCACACCTATCAAAAAGGCAAGCCCTTAACCTTCGGCCCGCAGGCAACAAAAATGCATATCACCTTCAACCATGCCCCCATTGAGCAGGGATCGACAGGCCAGCAAAAAGGAGCGCTTTTCTCTCTTGTGCTCAGCGCCTGCCGTCTGCAACTGGATCGCTTTCCTGATAAACCCTGTCTTCTTTTGCTGGATGAGTTGTCGGCTCATTTAGACGCTCATCACACCGCTACCGTGCTCAAGCGCATTGAAAACACCCATCTTCAGATGTGGGTCACAGGCACACAGGCCTTGCCTTACCTCCCCCAAGGCGCTCACACCATCGATCTTACCTCGTTTTCTCGTTCTGCGTGAGGCCCACATGCCCACCTTCATTTTGGCCCTGTGCTGATCTTTTCCGGCCTGGACTTTGACACGTCAGGCGTTAAAAAAAATCACGGCTGTGCTCACCCCCAAAGGGCAAACGCACATGATGCTGGGCGCGGGCCGCCGCTACCCATCCAAAACCCACCATAAATGTCATCAGCGATGTCCCGCCATAAGACATCAAAGGCAACGGAATGCCCACAATGGGCAACACGCCCAGCACCATGCCCACATTCATAAAAATGTGAAAGAAAAACATGGACATCACGCCCACCACCACCAATTTGGTGAACAGGGCGTTGCAGCGAAACGCTGTCCAATACCCATAAACCAAGAGGCCCATGAACAGCACAAACAGCAAGAGCGCCCCCATAAGGCCCCATTCTTCACACAGCAGCGTAAAAATAAAATCGGTCTGCTTTTCGGGCAAAAAATCAAGCTGAGACTGCGTGCCTTGCCCCAATCCTTTACCAAAAACCCCCCCTGAGCCCACGGCAATCTTAGATTGCAGCAAGTGATACCCACCACCTAACGGATCAGAATCAGGGTTAAGAAAGGTGAGGATACGTCGTTTTTGATAGGCCCTTAAAAAGGTCCACGCCACAGGTAAGCTTAAGAGGAACGTGAACCCCCCCGTCACAAACACCCCCCACCATGTGCCGGCCGCAAACAACATGCTCACCCCCACCGCCACGAGGATGAGGGCCGTGCCCAAGTCAGGCTGACGGAGCACCAAAAAAGAGGACGCAACAATAGCCAATACGGGAATCACCAGATTGTCGAGCTTGGGCGCTTTTTCTCCCAGAAAATGAAAATGCGAAGCCACCAACAAAATGAGCGACAGCTTTGTGAGTTCAGACGGTTGAACCTGAAAAAGGTAGAGGTGAATCCACCGCTTCGCGCCCATACCGATAAATCCTAAAAGCTCAACAGCGATCAACAAAGCCAGCGTTAACCCAAAAAGCAACGTGGCGTGGGTAAGCCAAAAACGAAGATCGATATAACTGATCACCACAAAAAGCACAAACCCCACCCCCATATGCACCATTTGTCGCGATGCCCATGGATGCAACCCATTCCCAGCTGAATACAGCATCAACAGGCCCAACGCACACACCGAAAGCAAAAGCAGGCTCAAAATAAAAGGATAGTGGCCGCGCCCAATAAAGCGAAAAAATGGCAGCATAGACATCGTGCATAAAAAGGGTGATCTATAAATAACAGAAAGTCTTTTCTTTTTGCTATATAAAAATCCTTCAACGGGACCACGCCATGCATGAAAGGTGCCTAACCCTTGTGGAAAACGCGTGGTGATCCTTTGCTTTCACCGTCAAAAACTGCTAGCGTGACCCTATGATTGTGTACCTCAAAGGCTCTGTAAAAAAAGCCACGGCTGAAGGCATTGTACTTGACGTACAAGGTGTGGGCTATCTTGCGTTGTGCCCCACGCCCTTAATCCACAAAGCAGGGGCAATGCTGGGTGAGCTGATGGAGCTGTGGTGCGTCATGCAAACCCGTGACGATGCCACCACCCTTTATGGCCTTGAAAGTTTTGAAGCGCGCACCCTGTTTCTTACCATCACACGCATTCCTGGCGTGGGCGGGCGCCTGGCGTTGAACCTTTTCTCACATTTGGGGTTCCAAGGCCTTATAGACGCAGGGGTAAGCGGCGATCATGATGCGTTTCGTCAAGCAGAAGGTGTGGGGCCCAAAATGGCCAGACGCTTATCCTTGGAACTCAAAGGGCAAGAGAAAAAGCTGCTGGAGATGACTGCCGCTTCTGACCCCTTTCATGACGCGTCGGCCTCAGGCGTGCTGACCACCCTTTTGCCTCACCTTCACGATGCGCTCAACGCTTTGGTGGGTCTTGGCTATACCCAGGAAGAAACGCGCCCGCTTGTGACGCATTTGCTTAAAGAAACCCCTGACCTGCCCTTAGAAGCACTTCTGCAAAAAGCCCTGCAACGCTTGGCCACAAAAGTGGGGCGTGCATGACACATCCATCGCTGGCACAGCCCACCTTCACCCCGCTTGATCAAAAGGAAGCACAGCTAAGGCCTTTGGCTTTTGAGGATTTTGTAGGGCAAGCAGCTCTTTGCCGCAACCTCAAAACCTTTATTCAAGCGGCCCACAAAAAAGCGGCGCCTCTGGATCACGTGCTCTTATCGGGGCCGCCAGGTTTGGGAAAAACCACCTTGGGACAAATTATTGCCCACACGCTGGGCACAAAATTTCACATGACATCCGGCGCTGTGATCGCCCGGTCG
This region includes:
- the nusA gene encoding transcription termination factor NusA codes for the protein MTQGLIRQEVLVAAQEIAREKGIDKDRIIASIEEALVKVAHLKYGEETPIRAAIHQKTGEISLLHVRTVVDDVTNPLEEISLVEAQAQKPSVQLGDTFEEPLPHMDFERVSAQVMRQVITRLIKEASREKEYAEYHDKAGEIVSGTVKSIDFGNVIIDLGQAEGVLLPEDTISRERFHPGDRIRAYVREVKQDPKGFQIFLSRSCSEFMIALFKQEVPEVYNGVIEIKAVARDPGSRAKIGVFSLDSSLDPVGACVGVRGNRVQAVTAELRDERIDVIRWSDDPFTFLVNALTPASVTKIVTGDKENAVQVVVPDDQQSLAIGRRGQNVRLASTLTGLHIDIVTESDDNTQRTQFTNALSEKFVNVLDIDDVMARFLIAEGFESIEDVAMVNVSELESLEGFTETLAQELQKRARRFCDEEMQKKIDTWISMGGQQDLQELSDLLSPDMLIKLAQNKVLTLHDFADLANDELLDILKEGLTREQADQLILEARDKTHAYDAQKDITNHTP
- the infB gene encoding translation initiation factor IF-2 — encoded protein: MTKDDSESTLKERAKSLTLELSPKTRKRLDTLQGAQGARSRNVVVEVKRRRSRSAPPPPASEPLAKAPSSEGPAGRLTDQEKDARQKALKTALAQEKEKEKAPEVAEKPIPQEEVAHGPRSKDKKSVRHHTSPKTDNEDADSFSKKPARKKWEEKTAKHNLARLYEVEDTLPTSGEDEPKKVMRTPLRSHTRRQKVKTVQHVLLPEKITARELAGLMSEKLSAVLRAASTLDLTLTDGQSLDAHTAELIVLEMGHTCARKKTQEEELMDLEAQALAASSHTLSKRPPVVTIMGHVDHGKTSLLDAMRKTNVADKEAGGITQSIGAYQITLTSGEKITFIDTPGHEAFTHMRARGAHVTDIIILLVAADDGIMAQTIEAINHAKASQAPIIVAINKMDKPGAAPDQVKQALLSHDIVVESLGGDVLDVEISAKTGQNLDTLQEAILGQAELLELSGSLDAPAKGAVLECRQDKKRGTLATVLVQNGTLTKGDTFVAGQVWGRVRWLADDQGKSITATSLSQPVEILGLSEPAMAGDDFFVVKDEAQARDITRLRIAQNEEQESATGPLSLEQLIKGDNAQKELTVILKADTQGSLEAVYTALTRTEHPEVKVKVLHKGVGALTESDALLAKTSQALLLGFHMKPSNALLDMAQKLGVEVQTYDVIYHLIENVQDLMSGLLSPEKKEVILGHAQIRQVFVVKKANQIAGCYVTDGIVKRDAHVRVKRGDTVLHQGVIQSLRRDKNDVKDVREKYECGICIKNYNAFEIGDVLEVFEFKNVKRTLDL
- a CDS encoding DUF2312 domain-containing protein, which encodes MTTDEKSTHLKSLIEKIESLESEKTELLSLIRDAFAEAKFAGYDPKIMKQVIKCRKMGKDAYLEQEQLLGTYLAALDPS
- the recF gene encoding DNA replication/repair protein RecF (All proteins in this family for which functions are known are DNA-binding proteins that assist the filamentation of RecA onto DNA for the initiation of recombination or recombinational repair.) — protein: MTNLSGIVHLSLTNFRSHQTFEWSQENPGPVCIVGPNGAGKTNILEALSLLSPGRGLRYASSADVQNQTRSDPWGLFAKLHSPHGPVHVGMTANLQGAGRTIHINDVPLHKQLDLHDYCQVLWITPSMDLLFKESMSTRRRFLDRLVMTYDKAYVPLLLAYEKILRQWRHLVSRASPHPSWLESLEKLLAEKGTLIHKKRTTFVASLNAMLPAYTAESAPLVVNLTGESDDLYQANPTHWEDACQARFAAARHTYQKGKPLTFGPQATKMHITFNHAPIEQGSTGQQKGALFSLVLSACRLQLDRFPDKPCLLLLDELSAHLDAHHTATVLKRIENTHLQMWVTGTQALPYLPQGAHTIDLTSFSRSA
- the rodA gene encoding rod shape-determining protein RodA; translated protein: MLPFFRFIGRGHYPFILSLLLLSVCALGLLMLYSAGNGLHPWASRQMVHMGVGFVLFVVISYIDLRFWLTHATLLFGLTLALLIAVELLGFIGMGAKRWIHLYLFQVQPSELTKLSLILLVASHFHFLGEKAPKLDNLVIPVLAIVASSFLVLRQPDLGTALILVAVGVSMLFAAGTWWGVFVTGGFTFLLSLPVAWTFLRAYQKRRILTFLNPDSDPLGGGYHLLQSKIAVGSGGVFGKGLGQGTQSQLDFLPEKQTDFIFTLLCEEWGLMGALLLFVLFMGLLVYGYWTAFRCNALFTKLVVVGVMSMFFFHIFMNVGMVLGVLPIVGIPLPLMSYGGTSLMTFMVGFGWVAAARAQHHVRLPFGGEHSRDFF
- the ruvA gene encoding Holliday junction branch migration protein RuvA translates to MIVYLKGSVKKATAEGIVLDVQGVGYLALCPTPLIHKAGAMLGELMELWCVMQTRDDATTLYGLESFEARTLFLTITRIPGVGGRLALNLFSHLGFQGLIDAGVSGDHDAFRQAEGVGPKMARRLSLELKGQEKKLLEMTAASDPFHDASASGVLTTLLPHLHDALNALVGLGYTQEETRPLVTHLLKETPDLPLEALLQKALQRLATKVGRA